One Rhododendron vialii isolate Sample 1 chromosome 2a, ASM3025357v1 genomic region harbors:
- the LOC131316455 gene encoding RNA-dependent RNA polymerase 6: MASEGSEKEMVVTQISVGGFDNYVTAKMLLDYFEANIGSVWRCRLKTSSTPPESYPNFDIGTQNIQRTNNYQKVEPHAFVHFAIPDSAKSALDAAGRCDLALNNKLLKVNLGPENPYSMNQKRRTVDPFKLSDVRLEVGVMVSRDKFVVSWRGPATGVDFVVDPFNRSCKFLVTQDIAFGIKGTTKHAVIKCNFNVEFLVRDINEVKQYSETSSLVVLLQLSSSPLLHYRTADDDIEESVPFDLLDDDDPWIRTTDFTPSGAIGKCNTYRVSVPPRHGLKLKKAMGYFREHRVPNDILKHRLKVIDEQDFGMPMQDVFFCIQHKDQISFEVMFMVNAVVHKGIINLHQLSDKFFDLLRDQSDVINIAALKHIYAYKRPVFDAYGRLKLVQEWLMNNPKLLKSRTSDVGDVEVRRLVITPTKAYCLPPTVELSNRVLRNYREVSDRFLRVTFMDEGMQTLNNSVFNFFVAPIVKDLTSNTFPQKTAVFRRVKNILSEGFYLCGRKYSFLAFSSNQLRDRSAWFFAENKRIRVENIIDWMGKFTNRNIAKCAARMGQCFSSTYATVEVSPNEVDKELPEIKRNSYIFSDGIGKITPDLAMEVAEKLQLAVNPPCAYQIRFAGCKGVVACWPGNNDGVRLSLRTSMIKFESNHSILEICSWTRFQPGFLNRQIVTLLSTLDVPDDVFWKMQQRMISKLDQMVVDTEVAFDILTASCADQGNTAAIMLSAGFKPQAEPHLRGMLVCIRASQLWGLREKARIFVPSGRWLMGCLDELGVLEQGECFIQVSTPSLENCFVNHGSRFSETKKNLQVIKGCVVVAKNPCLHPGDIRVLKAVDAPELHHLSDCLVFPQKGDRPHPNEASGSDLDGDLYFVTWDENLIPPSRKSWIPMDYAPAEEKRLPRPVIQKDIIEFFTRNMVNENLGTICNAHVVHADLSEYGAHDEKCIKLAELAATAVDFPKTGKVVSMPPHLKPKLYPDFMGKEKYQTYMSKKILGRLYRLIKDAYDKDVEEASSDLTFLPDDIPYDSALEIPGSTDFISDAWGHKCSYDGQLNALLGQYKVNREEEVVTGHIWSMPKYNARKRGDLQEKLKHAYSALRKEFRQVFDKLGPNFDQLSADEKNGVYEKKASAWYQVTYHPSWVKKSLEMHNVDGAGGETLMLSFCWIATDFLARIKIRSREVGNLDHTKPINSLVRYLADRI, translated from the exons ATGGCTTCAGAGGGAAGCGAGAAGGAAATGGTTGTAACGCAAATTAGCGTTGGCGGCTTTGATAATTATGTCACTGCCAAAATGCTTCTGGATTACTTTGAAGCTAACATTGGATCTGTATGGAGGTGTAGGCTGAAGACTTCTTCCACCCCTCCAGAATCGTACCCCAATTTCGACATTGGCACTCAAAATATCCAAAGAACGAACAATTATCAAAAGGTGGAACCGCATGCTTTTGTGCATTTTGCAATTCCTGATTCAGCAAAGTCGGCCTTGGATGCTGCAGGGCGTTGCGATCTTGCGTTGAATAACAAACTTTTGAAGGTTAATTTGGGACCTGAGAATCCGTATAGCATGAATCAAAAGAGGAGGACCGTGGACCCTTTTAAGTTGTCTGACGTGAGACTTGAAGTTGGGGTCATGGTTAGCAGAGACAAATTTGTTGTCAGCTGGAGAGGACCGGCTACTGGGGTTGATTTTGTGGTTGATCCCTTTAATAGAAGCTGCAAATTTCTCGTCACCCAGGATATTGCGTTTGGTATTAAAGGCACCACCAAACACGCCGTTATAAAGTGCAACTTCAATGTTGAGTTCTTGGTTCGGGATATCAACGAGGTTAAACAGTATTCTGAAACCTCATCCTTGGTTGTTCTTTTGCAGCTGTCTTCATCTCCTTTGCTGCACTACAGGACTGCTGATGATGATATTGAGGAATCTGTTCCATTTGATTTGTTGGACGACGACGATCCCTGGATCCGAACTACCGATTTCACACCAAGTGGAGCCATTGGTAAGTGTAATACTTACCGGGTTTCGGTTCCACCCCGTCATGGTTTGAAACTAAAGAAGGCCATGGGGTATTTTCGGGAACATAGGGTTCCAAATGATATCCTCAAACATCGCCTCAAGGTTATTGATGAACAAGATTTTGGTATGCCAATGCAAGATGTTTTCTTCTGTATCCAACACAAGGATCAAATAAGTTTTGAAGTGATGTTTATGGTGAATGCTGTTGTGCACAAAGGCATAATCAACCTGCACCAGTTGTCTGATAAATTTTTCGATCTGCTGAGAGACCAATCAGATGTAATCAATATAGCTGCATTGAAGCACATTTATGCTTACAAGAGGCCTGTGTTTGATGCCTATGGGAGGCTGAAACTTGTGCAGGAGTGGTTGATGAATAACCCGAAACTTCTCAAGAGCCGTACTTCAGACGTGGGTGATGTTGAGGTACGAAGATTGGTTATTACTCCAACAAAAGCCTACTGTCTTCCACCGACGGTGGAGCTCTCTAATCGGGTTCTTAGGAATTATAGAGAAGTTTCCGATCGCTTTTTAAGGGTTACCTTCATGGATGAAggcatgcaaacactaaacaacAGTGTTTTCAACTTCTTTGTTGCTCCAATCGTGAAAGACCTCACCTCAAATACCTTCCCTCAAAAGACTGCCGTGTTCAGAAGGGTAAAAAATATTCTAAGTGAGGGTTTTTATTTGTGCGGTCGTAAATACTCATTTTTGGCCTTCTCATCGAATCAATTGAGGGATCGTTCGGCCTGGTTTTTTGCCGAAAACAAGCGTATTAGAGTGGAAAATATAATTGATTGGATGGGCAAATTCACTAACAGAAACATTGCGAAGTGTGCTGCTAGAATGGGACAATGTTTCTCATCTACTTATGCCACTGTTGAAGTTTCACCCAATGAGGTTGACAAAGAGCTGCCGGAAATTAAGAGAAATTCATATATCTTCTCTGATGGGATTGGTAAAATAACACCTGATCTCGCAATGGAAGTGGCAGAGAAATTGCAATTGGCAGTGAACCCTCCTTGTgcttatcaaataagatttgcTGGTTGCAAAGGGGTTGTTGCTTGTTGGCCAGGAAACAATGACGGGGTCCGCCTCTCCCTGAGGACAAGCATGATCAAGTTCGAGTCCAACCACTCGATCCTTGAAATATGTTCTTGGACCCGGTTCCAGCCGGGATTCCTCAACCGTCAGATTGTGACTCTACTCTCCACATTGGACGTTCCTGATGATGTCTTTTGGAAAATGCAGCAGCGCATGATTTCGAAACTTGATCAGATGGTTGTAGACACAGAAGTGGCTTTTGATATCCTCACTGCTTCATGTGCCGATCAAGGGAATACGGCGGCGATAATGTTAAGCGCCGGTTTCAAGCCCCAAGCAGAACCTCACCTTCGCGGCATGTTGGTTTGTATAAGAGCTTCACAGCTATGGGGCTTGAGAGAAAAGGCTCGGATCTTTGTTCCTTCTGGAAGGTGGCTAATGGGGTGCTTAGATGAATTAGGGGTACTAGAACAAGGCGAATGCTTCATCCAAGTCTCAACTCCCTCTTTGGAAAATTGTTTTGTGAATCATGGATCCAGGTTTtccgaaacaaaaaaaaatcttcaagtGATTAAGGGGTGTGTGGTGGTAGCAAAGAATCCCTGTCTTCACCCAGGAGATATACGAGTTCTGAAAGCAGTGGATGCCCCTGAGTTGCATCATCTTTCTGATTGTCTCGTTTTCCCTCAAAAGGGAGATAGACCACATCCAAATGAAGCATCGGGAAGTGACCTTGATGGGGATCTGTATTTTGTCACGTGGGATGAAAACCTGATTCCACCTAGTAGGAAGAGCTGGATACCTATGGACTATGCTCCAGCAGAAGAAAAACGTTTGCCTCGTCCAGTTATTCAGAAG GACATAATAGAATTTTTCACCCGCAACATGGTGAATGAGAATTTGGGAACAATATGCAACGCTCATGTGGTTCATGCTGATCTGAGTGAATACGGTGCACATGATGAGAAGTGCATTAAACTAGCTGAACTCGCTGCCACAGCTGTTGATTTTCCAAAAACAGGGAAGGTTGTGTCAATGCCTCCTCATCTAAAGCCCAAACTTTATCCTGACTTCATGGGCAAGGAAAAGTATCAAACGTACATGTCAAAGAAAATCCTGGGGAGGCTCTATCGTCTAATAAAAGACGCTTACGACAAAGATGTGGAAGAAGCATCATCCGATCTAACCTTTCTCCCAGATGATATTCCCTATGATTCCGCCCTTGAGATTCCGGGTTCGACAGATTTCATATCTGATGCATGGGGGCATAAGTGCTCTTATGATGGGCAACTGAATGCTCTTCTTGGACAATATAAG GTGAACCGGGAAGAAGAGGTTGTTACTGGCCACATATGGTCCATGCCCAAGTACAATGCCCGAAAGAGGGGGGACCTGCAAGAGAAGCTGAAACATGCTTACAGTGCTCTTCGAAAGGAGTTCAGACAAGTTTTTGACAAACTGGGGCCCAATTTTGATCAGCTTTCCGCAGATGAGAAGAATGGTGTGTATGAGAAGAAGGCATCGGCGTGGTACCAGGTTACTTACCATCCTAGTTGGGTGAAAAAGTCACTGGAGATGCACAATGTTGATGGTGCTGGTGGGGAGACATTGATGCTGAGCTTTTGTTGGATTGCTACTGATTTCCTTGCACGGATCAAAATCAGGTCACGGGAAGTTGGGAATCTGGACCATACAAAGCCAATTAATTCTCTTGTGAGGTACCTCGCAGATAGGATTTGA